In a genomic window of Thiohalomonas denitrificans:
- a CDS encoding ATP-dependent zinc protease family protein: MKTFFLLLCSVVVASAGCAVDKEAVKRMEQEQLRHSWLLAEQSSVLMGQSALLEKQIEKQQQMIELLAELEHFREEQFEWNRLTAAEKAAPEPAAARETTLVLSEEGKAVFGRNEWAWLELLDRNLKARVDTGALSSSLNAVDLQPFERDSRDWIRFRLPDEEHPDGGEIYETPLVRYVKIRQASSDELERRPVVRLNVRVGGLSDETEFSLTNRENMLYPVLLGRNFLRDVVVVDVARKFVQQKYTPEPMDVPE, translated from the coding sequence ATGAAAACGTTTTTTCTCTTGCTGTGCAGTGTTGTCGTGGCAAGCGCCGGTTGTGCAGTGGACAAGGAAGCCGTAAAGCGGATGGAACAGGAGCAGCTCCGGCACTCCTGGTTGCTCGCCGAGCAAAGCTCCGTGCTGATGGGACAATCGGCTTTGCTGGAAAAGCAAATCGAGAAACAGCAGCAGATGATTGAATTGCTGGCTGAACTTGAACACTTCCGGGAGGAGCAGTTCGAATGGAATCGTCTAACTGCTGCTGAGAAGGCCGCGCCTGAACCCGCGGCGGCGCGGGAGACCACTCTCGTGCTGAGCGAAGAAGGCAAGGCGGTATTCGGGCGCAACGAGTGGGCCTGGCTGGAACTGCTGGATCGAAACCTCAAGGCGCGTGTCGATACGGGAGCACTTTCGTCCTCTCTGAATGCCGTGGACCTGCAGCCCTTCGAACGCGACAGTCGGGACTGGATCCGGTTTCGTCTGCCGGATGAAGAGCACCCGGATGGTGGCGAAATTTACGAAACTCCGCTTGTACGCTATGTGAAGATCCGTCAGGCGTCTTCCGATGAACTTGAGCGGCGGCCGGTGGTTCGTCTCAATGTGCGCGTGGGCGGATTATCCGACGAAACGGAATTCAGTCTTACCAATCGTGAAAACATGCTCTATCCCGTGCTGCTGGGGCGTAACTTTCTGCGCGATGTCGTAGTCGTCGATGTGGCGCGCAAGTTTGTGCAGCAAAAATATACTCCCGAACCAATGGACGTGCCTGAATGA
- a CDS encoding class I SAM-dependent methyltransferase, with protein MKGFLRLLLVLLFIGGAFAGPSGVVAEQEAQPRVDPSINVPYRDPDFDSWVRTFERPGREVYDRRKEIVEATGLEAGQAVADIGAGTGLFTLMFAEAVGSEGRVYAVDISRSFIRNIERRAEEREFDNVEGIVNNQRSVELPARAVDMAFLSDTYHHFEYPHEILASVHRSLRPNGTLVVIDFRKEGGSGWVQGHVRAKKTTVIEEIESAGFELIEDRDFLEKNYFLRFRKVGDLSP; from the coding sequence ATGAAAGGTTTTCTGCGACTTCTCCTTGTTCTGCTCTTTATCGGTGGGGCTTTTGCCGGGCCTTCGGGGGTGGTTGCTGAACAGGAGGCCCAACCGCGGGTCGATCCCTCCATCAACGTCCCTTACCGGGACCCGGATTTTGATTCCTGGGTGAGGACCTTCGAGCGTCCCGGGCGAGAGGTCTACGACAGGCGCAAGGAGATTGTTGAGGCGACCGGCCTGGAGGCTGGTCAGGCAGTCGCTGACATCGGTGCCGGGACGGGGTTGTTTACGCTGATGTTTGCCGAAGCAGTGGGATCGGAAGGGCGGGTCTATGCCGTCGACATTTCGCGCTCGTTTATCCGCAATATCGAGCGTCGCGCCGAGGAGAGGGAATTCGACAACGTCGAGGGAATCGTCAACAACCAGCGATCGGTGGAATTGCCGGCCCGTGCCGTGGACATGGCCTTCCTCTCGGACACCTATCACCACTTCGAGTACCCGCACGAGATCCTCGCATCCGTGCATCGGTCGCTCCGGCCGAACGGCACCCTTGTGGTTATCGATTTTCGAAAAGAGGGGGGCAGCGGCTGGGTGCAGGGACATGTGCGTGCAAAAAAGACGACAGTGATCGAAGAGATTGAGTCGGCGGGTTTCGAATTGATCGAGGACAGGGATTTTCTGGAAAAAAACTATTTTCTGCGATTCCGCAAAGTGGGAGACCTCAGCCCATAG
- a CDS encoding diguanylate cyclase domain-containing protein produces MAQNHTRNAATSSDYRTMRGYLFVLAFGGAVLVMAGVQTAGLLVSQRLVADSYKVLQRQLSASYERDVAGVLEHQLAYLHMLLRNPAVIGAIRRGDREALMREIQWQYELKRQENPHVEVLHFHGPDNRTLLRVHQPENFGDDLTTLRPMIADANRTRESRTGFEIGKNGISYRAVVPITDGGDHLGALELGINIAYFTERLAEIFDVQVGVIFQGAAMQPFVAQHGDTELLPLGNDSFAFSAMDALVREAGRHSQQSRANLIPFDYQQKRYVAHKVFGINSYLGEKVGTLLVVADVSEQVEGIWRHTMWSSAGWLTLLMLLLFGQYRIFSRMQASIHKLAFYDQLTGLPNRSLLLDRLERAVLNSARNGEYLALLFIDLDNFKQLNDTRGHHVGDSLLQQVAERLRGCVRASDTVARQGGDEFVIVLEGLSHELEKALLQTHSIGEKIVAVLNEPYFLEDDLEHRCTSSIGVALSIGGKVDVDELLKRADISMYQAKAEGRNQVTFFQSTEAGIP; encoded by the coding sequence ATGGCCCAAAACCACACCAGGAACGCCGCGACGTCATCGGACTACAGAACGATGCGCGGGTATCTGTTCGTGCTGGCTTTCGGTGGGGCTGTTCTGGTGATGGCGGGAGTACAAACGGCGGGGCTTCTGGTCAGCCAGCGCCTGGTTGCAGATAGCTATAAGGTCTTGCAGCGTCAGCTCTCAGCCAGTTATGAGCGGGACGTGGCGGGTGTTCTGGAGCATCAGCTCGCCTATCTGCATATGCTGCTGCGAAATCCCGCGGTTATAGGGGCGATACGTCGTGGCGACAGGGAAGCGTTGATGCGGGAGATACAGTGGCAGTATGAACTTAAGCGGCAGGAAAATCCCCATGTAGAAGTTCTCCACTTCCATGGCCCTGACAACCGCACACTGTTGCGCGTACATCAACCGGAAAACTTCGGCGATGATTTGACGACACTGCGTCCGATGATTGCCGATGCCAATCGCACGCGTGAATCACGGACCGGTTTTGAGATCGGCAAGAATGGCATTAGTTACCGGGCGGTGGTCCCGATCACGGATGGCGGTGATCATCTGGGGGCGCTCGAACTGGGGATTAATATCGCCTATTTTACGGAGCGACTGGCCGAGATTTTTGATGTGCAGGTCGGGGTGATCTTTCAAGGTGCGGCGATGCAGCCTTTTGTGGCTCAGCACGGTGATACCGAACTGCTGCCGCTCGGTAACGATAGCTTTGCCTTTTCGGCCATGGACGCACTGGTACGGGAGGCGGGACGCCACTCGCAACAGAGCCGCGCCAATCTTATCCCTTTCGACTATCAGCAAAAGCGCTATGTCGCGCATAAGGTCTTTGGTATCAACAGCTACCTGGGTGAGAAGGTGGGTACTTTGCTGGTCGTCGCTGATGTCAGTGAGCAGGTAGAGGGGATCTGGCGGCACACCATGTGGAGCAGTGCCGGTTGGCTGACACTGCTGATGCTGTTGCTTTTCGGTCAGTATCGGATCTTTTCGCGCATGCAGGCGTCGATCCACAAGCTTGCCTTCTACGATCAGCTGACCGGGTTGCCTAACCGTAGTCTCTTGCTGGATCGGCTGGAGCGGGCAGTCCTGAACAGTGCTCGCAACGGAGAGTACCTGGCTCTGCTGTTTATCGACCTGGATAATTTCAAACAGCTCAACGATACACGTGGCCACCACGTGGGCGATAGTCTGTTGCAACAGGTGGCAGAGCGTTTGCGCGGTTGTGTGAGGGCCAGTGACACGGTCGCACGCCAGGGCGGTGACGAGTTCGTGATTGTGCTGGAGGGGCTCAGCCATGAGTTGGAAAAGGCGCTATTGCAGACCCATAGCATTGGCGAGAAGATCGTCGCGGTCCTGAATGAACCCTATTTTCTGGAGGATGACCTGGAGCACCGCTGTACCTCCAGCATCGGTGTGGCCCTCAGCATTGGAGGCAAGGTGGACGTCGATGAACTCCTCAAGCGCGCCGACATTTCCATGTATCAGGCCAAAGCGGAAGGGCGAAATCAGGTGACGTTCTTTCAGTCAACTGAAGCCGGAATCCCGTGA